In Haemorhous mexicanus isolate bHaeMex1 chromosome 21, bHaeMex1.pri, whole genome shotgun sequence, the following proteins share a genomic window:
- the TTF1 gene encoding transcription termination factor 1 isoform X2, which translates to MGRGRCAGGRRRGCTPRGGKKMKGRAPAGDFQVQDFVKKKKKKKKKPNESNNSQEKAESVEDAEPGHISPVLFEDAAAQAEEGKEKKKKLKKKGEKQSLLDKYFVKVEHELSNGTGAAASPRKKRKGEDSSHELSDVSCVLVNQDCQEGAADYVYFKKHKKKKKEKQPEEDEVCELPPSEAPSKGHKEKSKKKRKKRREGSGQEDTEGAAEPLLSPSGQDRGWPCPAGEDGDCDAASAITEVSMELPAGFSTPNKAAGRAERTPALAKKAIKSSPYVMEESSSESDVMTPKALASHEKQQNNSFAELAAFDEVSVDGEEGLDPAMTSFVDLDTARQELEEFIPHVKNISDSSVRKMAGRDLMRFKEFKKQGIAVKFGRFTQKENKQIRKNVEEFLDLTGIDSAEKLLFTSRYPNDKYIIHRLKTEHQFCEKISEGIPRPWRLIYYRARKMFDPNNYKGRYTTEEKEQLKKYQALHGNDWKKISELMSRSNLSVAMKFSEIKSAINYGPWTEEETQKLMSAVKDVMRRKLITEDPNSLPSLEQSDRDLWIDREQLYQPLPWTEIETKVGSRYWRQCKQKWNSILTSKLTRGQKLYRGTNGLRTKITLIKRLYETKAEDATEVNWDEISNAIGDVPRAYVQSKFYRLKVSFVPLWKRRTFSEIIDYLYEKTLPDLEEKLREEEGKCSSFSSSAARQQQQAFRLSDIFDSNEGRGNDTFYSGNESE; encoded by the exons ATGGGCCGGGGGCGGTGCGCGGGGGGCCGGCGGCGCGGGTGCACACCGCGTGGAG gaaaaaaaatgaaaggcagaGCACCTGCAGGTGATTTTCAAGTCCAGGATTTTgtcaagaagaagaaaaagaagaagaagaaaccaAATGAGTCCAACAACAGCCAGGAAAAAGCTGAAAGTGTGGAAGATGCAGAGCCTGGCCACATTTCCCCAGTGCTCTTTGaagatgcagcagcacaggctgaggagggcaaggaaaagaagaaaaaactgaaaaaaaagggtGAGAAGCAGAGTCTGCTGGATAAATACTTTGTGAAGGTGGAACATGAGCTCAGCAATGGGActggagcagctgcttccccgaggaagaagaggaagggggAAGACAGCAGCCACGAGCTCAGCGATGTCAGCTGTGTCCTTGTGAACCAGGACTGCCAGGAGGGGGCTGCTgattatgtttattttaaaaagcacaagaagaaaaagaaagagaagcagccTGAAGAGGATGAGGTGTGTGAGCTGCCTCCTTCTGAGGCACCCAGCAAGGGCCACAAAGAGAAATccaaaaagaagaggaagaagaggagagagggcagtggccaggaggacacagagggagcagctgagccactgctgtcaccctcagggcaggacaggggCTGGCCTTGCCCTGCAGGTGAGGATGGAGACTGTGATGCTGCCTCTGCCATCACTGAGGTCTCCATGGAGCTCCCTGCTGGCTTTTCCACCCCCAATAAAGCAGCTGGGCGAGCTGAGAGGACTCCAGCACTTGCTAAAAAGGCCATTAAGAGCAGCCCTTATGTCATGGAAGAAAGCTCTTCAGAGTCTGATGTGAT GACACCAAAAGCCTTGGCATCacatgaaaagcagcagaacaatTCCTTTGCTGAACTGGCAGCCTTTGATGAGGTCAGTGTGGATGGTGAGGAAGGCCTGGACCCTGCCATGACTTCATTTGTGGATTTGGATACTGCAAGACAAGAACTGGAAGAGTTTATTCCTCATGTGAAGAATATATCAGACAGTTCAGTCAGGAAAATGGCTGGAAGAGACCTAATGAGGTTTAAGGAGTTTAAAAAACAGG GTATAGCTGTCAAGTTTGGCAGATTTacccagaaggaaaataaacaaatcagGAAAAATGTTGAAGAGTTCTTAGACCTTACTGGAATAGACAGTGCTGAAAAACTTCTGTTTACCTCGAGGTATCCAAACGATAAATACATCATCCATCGCCTGAAAACAGAACATCAATTTTGTGAAAAAATCT CTGAGGGCATACCCCGGCCCTGGAGGCTGATATATTATCGAGCAAGGAAGATGTTTGACCCAAATAATTATAAAGGAAG GTAtactacagaagaaaaagaacaattaaAGAAGTATCAAGCTCTGCATGGCAATGATTGGAAGAAGATTTCTGAGTTGATGTCCCGTTCTAACCTCTCAGTTGCTATGAAATTTTCTGAAATCAAGTCAG CTATTAACTATGGTCCTTGGACAGAGGAAGAGACGCAGAAGTTAATGAGTGCAGTGAAGGATGTGATGAGGAGAAAACTGATCACAGAAGATCCAaattctcttccctccctggAACAGTCAGACAGGGATCTCTGGATTGACCGTGAGCAGCTGTACCAGCCACTGCCATGGACTGAGATTGAAACCAAAGTGGGAAGTCGATACTGGAGACAGTGCAAACAGAAATG GAATTCAATTTTAACAAGCAAATTGACCAGAGGGCAGAAGTTGTACAGAGGAACCAATGGATTACGGACCAAGATCACTCTTATTAAAAG GTTGTatgaaacaaaagcagaggATGCCACTGAAGTAAACTGGGATGAAATCAGTAATGCTATTGG AGATGTTCCTAGAGCCTATGTTCAATCAAAGTTTTACAGGCTAAAAGTGTCCTTTGTCCCTCTCTGGAAAAGAAGGACTTTTTCTG aaattATTGATTATCTGTATGAAAAGACACTCCCAGACCTTGAAGAAAAGTTAAGGGAAGAAGAGGGGAAGTGCAGTAGTTTTTCCAGttcagcagccaggcagcagcagcaggctttCAGACTCAGTGACATTTTTGACTCCAATGAAGGGAGAGGCAATGACACTTTTTACTCTGGTAATGAGAGTGAGTAA
- the TTF1 gene encoding transcription termination factor 1 isoform X1, with the protein MHICLTKKASAFPRHFRKLTGLKRKKMKGRAPAGDFQVQDFVKKKKKKKKKPNESNNSQEKAESVEDAEPGHISPVLFEDAAAQAEEGKEKKKKLKKKGEKQSLLDKYFVKVEHELSNGTGAAASPRKKRKGEDSSHELSDVSCVLVNQDCQEGAADYVYFKKHKKKKKEKQPEEDEVCELPPSEAPSKGHKEKSKKKRKKRREGSGQEDTEGAAEPLLSPSGQDRGWPCPAGEDGDCDAASAITEVSMELPAGFSTPNKAAGRAERTPALAKKAIKSSPYVMEESSSESDVMTPKALASHEKQQNNSFAELAAFDEVSVDGEEGLDPAMTSFVDLDTARQELEEFIPHVKNISDSSVRKMAGRDLMRFKEFKKQGIAVKFGRFTQKENKQIRKNVEEFLDLTGIDSAEKLLFTSRYPNDKYIIHRLKTEHQFCEKISEGIPRPWRLIYYRARKMFDPNNYKGRYTTEEKEQLKKYQALHGNDWKKISELMSRSNLSVAMKFSEIKSAINYGPWTEEETQKLMSAVKDVMRRKLITEDPNSLPSLEQSDRDLWIDREQLYQPLPWTEIETKVGSRYWRQCKQKWNSILTSKLTRGQKLYRGTNGLRTKITLIKRLYETKAEDATEVNWDEISNAIGDVPRAYVQSKFYRLKVSFVPLWKRRTFSEIIDYLYEKTLPDLEEKLREEEGKCSSFSSSAARQQQQAFRLSDIFDSNEGRGNDTFYSGNESE; encoded by the exons atGCACATCTGTTTGACAAAGAAGGCATCAGCTTTTCCTAGGCACTTTAGAAAACTAACTGGATTGAAAA gaaaaaaaatgaaaggcagaGCACCTGCAGGTGATTTTCAAGTCCAGGATTTTgtcaagaagaagaaaaagaagaagaagaaaccaAATGAGTCCAACAACAGCCAGGAAAAAGCTGAAAGTGTGGAAGATGCAGAGCCTGGCCACATTTCCCCAGTGCTCTTTGaagatgcagcagcacaggctgaggagggcaaggaaaagaagaaaaaactgaaaaaaaagggtGAGAAGCAGAGTCTGCTGGATAAATACTTTGTGAAGGTGGAACATGAGCTCAGCAATGGGActggagcagctgcttccccgaggaagaagaggaagggggAAGACAGCAGCCACGAGCTCAGCGATGTCAGCTGTGTCCTTGTGAACCAGGACTGCCAGGAGGGGGCTGCTgattatgtttattttaaaaagcacaagaagaaaaagaaagagaagcagccTGAAGAGGATGAGGTGTGTGAGCTGCCTCCTTCTGAGGCACCCAGCAAGGGCCACAAAGAGAAATccaaaaagaagaggaagaagaggagagagggcagtggccaggaggacacagagggagcagctgagccactgctgtcaccctcagggcaggacaggggCTGGCCTTGCCCTGCAGGTGAGGATGGAGACTGTGATGCTGCCTCTGCCATCACTGAGGTCTCCATGGAGCTCCCTGCTGGCTTTTCCACCCCCAATAAAGCAGCTGGGCGAGCTGAGAGGACTCCAGCACTTGCTAAAAAGGCCATTAAGAGCAGCCCTTATGTCATGGAAGAAAGCTCTTCAGAGTCTGATGTGAT GACACCAAAAGCCTTGGCATCacatgaaaagcagcagaacaatTCCTTTGCTGAACTGGCAGCCTTTGATGAGGTCAGTGTGGATGGTGAGGAAGGCCTGGACCCTGCCATGACTTCATTTGTGGATTTGGATACTGCAAGACAAGAACTGGAAGAGTTTATTCCTCATGTGAAGAATATATCAGACAGTTCAGTCAGGAAAATGGCTGGAAGAGACCTAATGAGGTTTAAGGAGTTTAAAAAACAGG GTATAGCTGTCAAGTTTGGCAGATTTacccagaaggaaaataaacaaatcagGAAAAATGTTGAAGAGTTCTTAGACCTTACTGGAATAGACAGTGCTGAAAAACTTCTGTTTACCTCGAGGTATCCAAACGATAAATACATCATCCATCGCCTGAAAACAGAACATCAATTTTGTGAAAAAATCT CTGAGGGCATACCCCGGCCCTGGAGGCTGATATATTATCGAGCAAGGAAGATGTTTGACCCAAATAATTATAAAGGAAG GTAtactacagaagaaaaagaacaattaaAGAAGTATCAAGCTCTGCATGGCAATGATTGGAAGAAGATTTCTGAGTTGATGTCCCGTTCTAACCTCTCAGTTGCTATGAAATTTTCTGAAATCAAGTCAG CTATTAACTATGGTCCTTGGACAGAGGAAGAGACGCAGAAGTTAATGAGTGCAGTGAAGGATGTGATGAGGAGAAAACTGATCACAGAAGATCCAaattctcttccctccctggAACAGTCAGACAGGGATCTCTGGATTGACCGTGAGCAGCTGTACCAGCCACTGCCATGGACTGAGATTGAAACCAAAGTGGGAAGTCGATACTGGAGACAGTGCAAACAGAAATG GAATTCAATTTTAACAAGCAAATTGACCAGAGGGCAGAAGTTGTACAGAGGAACCAATGGATTACGGACCAAGATCACTCTTATTAAAAG GTTGTatgaaacaaaagcagaggATGCCACTGAAGTAAACTGGGATGAAATCAGTAATGCTATTGG AGATGTTCCTAGAGCCTATGTTCAATCAAAGTTTTACAGGCTAAAAGTGTCCTTTGTCCCTCTCTGGAAAAGAAGGACTTTTTCTG aaattATTGATTATCTGTATGAAAAGACACTCCCAGACCTTGAAGAAAAGTTAAGGGAAGAAGAGGGGAAGTGCAGTAGTTTTTCCAGttcagcagccaggcagcagcagcaggctttCAGACTCAGTGACATTTTTGACTCCAATGAAGGGAGAGGCAATGACACTTTTTACTCTGGTAATGAGAGTGAGTAA